A stretch of the Bordetella genomosp. 8 genome encodes the following:
- a CDS encoding amidohydrolase family protein: MKTPLLKAPTGACDCHIHVYELQRFPLASTATFGPPQASWADYLEVRRALGLTRAVIVQATGYGFDNRCALEALALAHGSARMIATLPVDTPAGELRRLHDLGVRGVRFMMIPNSGGVMQWDDLEPMAERIAALGWVINLQLDGRELPHYEKRLADLPCQLSIDHNGKYLTPVAPADPAFRALLRLLEGGRVWVKLSAPYETSKSGPPQYDDVGALAASLAGAFPDRCLWASNYPHPGRTDAPDNADMLDLLARWAPDEQVRKKVLVDNPARLYGF; encoded by the coding sequence ATGAAGACACCGCTGTTGAAAGCGCCGACCGGCGCCTGCGATTGCCATATCCACGTTTACGAGCTGCAACGCTTTCCACTCGCGTCGACCGCCACTTTCGGGCCGCCGCAGGCGTCCTGGGCCGACTATCTGGAGGTGCGCCGGGCACTGGGGCTGACGCGCGCCGTCATCGTGCAGGCCACCGGCTATGGCTTCGACAACCGCTGCGCGCTGGAAGCGCTGGCGCTGGCGCATGGATCCGCGCGCATGATCGCCACGCTGCCGGTGGATACGCCGGCCGGCGAATTGCGGCGGCTGCATGACCTGGGCGTGCGGGGCGTGCGATTCATGATGATTCCCAACAGCGGCGGCGTCATGCAGTGGGACGACCTGGAACCCATGGCCGAACGCATCGCCGCGCTTGGCTGGGTCATCAACCTGCAGCTGGATGGCCGCGAACTGCCGCACTACGAAAAACGGCTGGCCGACCTGCCCTGCCAGCTCAGCATCGACCACAACGGCAAGTACCTGACGCCGGTCGCGCCTGCCGATCCGGCGTTCCGGGCCCTGCTGCGGCTGTTGGAAGGCGGCCGCGTGTGGGTCAAGCTGTCCGCCCCCTACGAAACGTCGAAATCCGGGCCACCGCAGTATGACGACGTCGGCGCCCTGGCCGCCAGCCTGGCGGGCGCTTTTCCCGATCGTTGCCTGTGGGCCAGCAACTACCCGCACCCCGGCCGCACCGATGCGCCGGACAACGCGGACATGCTGGACCTGCTGGCGCGCTGGGCGCCGGACGAACAGGTCCGCAAGAAGGTCCTGGTGGACAATCCGGCGCGCCTGTACGGGTTCTGA
- a CDS encoding hydroxyacid dehydrogenase, translating into MTPTILLTHSPHALENYYGDRALRGLRELGDVRLNPGADPTTPEALIHLAQGCHIIVSSRLAAAPAAVFDALPDLVAFCRVAVDIRNIDVDAASRNGVLVTRATPGFDASVAEWVVGAMIDASRHISRAASAYWTGQPAPVVMGRELRGATVGIIGHGHIGSYLARITQALGMQVLVQDPQAQTLAAGMRQVDLDTLLAASDYVVCLAPALPETANLMGRAAYARMKPDAIFINASRGELVDEEALRDALDRGVIAGCALDVGRAQDQMPSPWLAAHPRVIATPHVGGLTPQAAEHQAMDTVEQVRAIVTGAEPPHAVNAAHATRLRRLDRSSGTGK; encoded by the coding sequence ATGACCCCGACCATACTGTTGACGCATTCCCCACACGCCCTGGAAAACTACTACGGCGACCGTGCGCTGCGCGGCCTGCGCGAACTGGGCGACGTGCGCCTGAACCCCGGCGCCGACCCCACCACGCCGGAAGCGCTGATCCACCTGGCGCAAGGCTGCCACATCATCGTCTCCAGCCGCCTCGCCGCGGCGCCCGCGGCGGTATTCGACGCCCTGCCCGATCTCGTCGCCTTCTGCCGCGTCGCCGTGGACATCCGCAACATCGACGTCGACGCCGCCAGCCGCAATGGCGTGCTCGTCACCCGCGCGACCCCGGGCTTCGACGCCTCGGTGGCGGAATGGGTCGTCGGCGCCATGATCGACGCCAGCCGCCACATCAGCCGTGCCGCGTCGGCCTATTGGACCGGCCAGCCGGCGCCCGTCGTCATGGGCCGCGAGTTGCGCGGCGCGACGGTGGGGATCATCGGCCATGGCCACATCGGCAGCTATCTGGCGCGCATCACCCAGGCGCTGGGCATGCAGGTGCTGGTGCAGGACCCGCAAGCGCAAACACTGGCGGCGGGCATGCGCCAGGTGGACCTGGACACGCTGCTGGCCGCGTCCGACTATGTCGTGTGCCTGGCGCCCGCCCTGCCGGAAACGGCGAACCTGATGGGCCGCGCCGCCTATGCGCGCATGAAGCCGGACGCGATCTTCATCAACGCATCGCGCGGCGAACTCGTCGACGAAGAAGCGCTGCGCGACGCGCTCGACCGGGGCGTCATCGCCGGCTGCGCGCTGGACGTCGGCCGCGCGCAGGACCAGATGCCCTCGCCCTGGCTGGCCGCGCACCCGCGCGTCATCGCCACGCCGCACGTCGGCGGGCTGACGCCGCAGGCCGCCGAGCACCAGGCCATGGATACGGTGGAACAGGTGCGCGCCATCGTGACGGGCGCCGAACCGCCGCATGCGGTCAACGCGGCGCATGCAACCCGCCTGCGCCGACTGGATCGATCCTCAGGAACCGGAAAATGA
- a CDS encoding N-acyl-D-amino-acid deacylase family protein produces the protein MNMQQPYDLVLQGGDVVDGTGAPRRRADVGVRDGRIAGIGDLAAEPAARRLDVTGLVVAPGFIDSHAHDDRAVLDMPDMLPKVSQGVTTVVNGNCGISLAPLRGGESLVPPLNLLGRGNAYGSFAEYRQAIDATAPAVNVAAMVGHSTLRVMRMGDVTRAATAAEIDAMRDDVEQALNDGALGVSTGTFYPPAAAAPEAEIIAVCEPMSRLGGIYATHMRDEGDRVMDAIEESLRIGAALNVPVVISHHKLVGKHNHGRSVQTLARIGDAARGQSVCLDCYPYDASSTILRPERVEICDRTMITWSEPHPEAAGRYLEDLAQEWGCGAREAAERLLPAGAVYFIMDDGDVRRILQYPDTMIGSDGLSSEGRPHPRLWGTFPRVLGHYGRGLGLFPLENAVYRMTGLTAARLGLRDRGRVDVGCHADLAVFDPDTIIDKATFDSPTEACAGMRHVFVAGVATWQDGAATGARPGRYITDRPAASLRA, from the coding sequence ATGAACATGCAGCAGCCCTACGACCTGGTATTGCAAGGCGGCGACGTCGTCGACGGCACGGGGGCGCCGCGCCGCCGCGCCGACGTCGGCGTGCGCGACGGCCGCATCGCTGGCATCGGCGATCTTGCGGCCGAGCCCGCAGCGCGTCGGCTGGACGTCACGGGGCTGGTGGTGGCGCCGGGCTTCATCGATAGCCATGCGCATGACGACCGCGCGGTGCTCGATATGCCCGACATGCTGCCCAAGGTGTCGCAGGGCGTCACCACCGTGGTCAATGGCAATTGCGGGATCAGCCTGGCGCCGCTGCGCGGCGGCGAAAGCCTGGTGCCGCCCCTGAACCTGCTGGGGCGCGGGAACGCCTACGGCAGTTTCGCCGAGTACCGGCAGGCGATCGACGCGACGGCGCCCGCCGTGAACGTGGCCGCGATGGTGGGCCATTCCACCTTGCGCGTGATGCGCATGGGCGACGTCACGCGGGCGGCCACCGCGGCGGAGATCGACGCCATGCGGGACGACGTCGAACAGGCGCTGAACGATGGCGCGCTGGGCGTGTCCACGGGGACCTTCTACCCGCCGGCCGCGGCGGCGCCGGAAGCGGAGATCATCGCGGTCTGCGAACCCATGTCCCGCCTGGGCGGCATCTACGCCACGCATATGCGCGACGAGGGCGATCGCGTCATGGACGCCATCGAGGAAAGCCTGCGCATCGGCGCCGCGCTGAACGTGCCGGTCGTGATCTCGCATCACAAGCTGGTGGGCAAGCACAATCACGGCCGCTCGGTGCAGACGCTGGCGCGCATCGGCGACGCGGCGCGAGGCCAGTCGGTCTGCCTGGATTGCTACCCCTACGACGCATCGTCCACCATCCTGCGGCCCGAGCGGGTGGAGATCTGCGATCGCACCATGATCACGTGGTCCGAACCGCATCCGGAGGCCGCCGGCCGCTATCTGGAAGACCTGGCGCAGGAATGGGGCTGCGGCGCGCGCGAAGCGGCGGAACGCCTGCTGCCGGCCGGCGCGGTTTACTTCATCATGGACGACGGCGACGTGCGGCGCATCCTGCAGTATCCGGACACGATGATAGGGTCCGACGGACTGTCCAGCGAAGGCCGTCCGCATCCGCGCCTGTGGGGCACCTTCCCACGCGTGCTGGGCCATTACGGACGCGGGCTGGGCCTCTTCCCGCTGGAGAACGCCGTCTATCGCATGACCGGCCTGACGGCCGCGCGCCTGGGGCTGCGCGACCGCGGCCGCGTCGACGTCGGCTGCCACGCCGATCTCGCGGTGTTCGACCCGGACACCATCATCGACAAGGCGACCTTCGACTCGCCGACCGAAGCCTGCGCCGGCATGCGCCACGTCTTCGTCGCCGGCGTCGCCACCTGGCAGGATGGCGCCGCCACCGGCGCCCGCCCGGGCCGCTACATCACGGACCGGCCCGCGGCATCGCTTCGCGCCTAG
- a CDS encoding DUF3820 family protein: protein MQPEDLKLLVTWTMPFGKYKGRLLADLPGHYLTWFAREGFPPGRLGELLGLMHELDHNGLKSLLDPLRQGGAPKRPG, encoded by the coding sequence ATGCAACCCGAAGATCTCAAGCTCCTGGTCACCTGGACCATGCCTTTCGGCAAGTACAAGGGCCGCCTGCTGGCGGACCTGCCGGGGCATTATCTGACCTGGTTCGCGCGGGAAGGGTTTCCGCCGGGGCGGTTGGGCGAGCTGCTGGGATTGATGCATGAGCTCGACCACAACGGGCTCAAGTCCTTGCTGGATCCGCTGCGGCAAGGCGGGGCGCCGAAGCGCCCCGGGTGA
- a CDS encoding M81 family metallopeptidase, with product MRIFSAGLGTETNTFAPLPTSIDSFRGREYYPAGTHPDAPTSQGAPLWVARKRCAQSGWTLKEGLVATAQPSGITTRSAYETLREEILADLRAALPVDIVLLGLHGAMVADGYDDCEGDLLARARDLVGPGVVIGTELDPHAHLTPLIVRSADVVVLYKEYPHTDIVHCAEQLFDLCADKAQGRTRPVAAMVDCEMVVPMHTTREPALGFVNKLRAMEGKDGILSLSFSMGFATGDVPEMGTKVLVYTDGDQARADALARQLADELIAKRDQLLVNYRTVDQAIDEALAFDGGPVVLADRADNPGSGAPGDSTYVLARLLERGIQNAALGPFWDPMAVRIAFDAGEGATLPMRLGGKIGPLSGAPVDADCTVLALRRDMAMTGLTGSPTAMGDCALVQAGGVQIVLVSNRNQAMNIDLFTQLGCDLTARKIVVVKSAQHFYASFSKIARHVIYVGAPGVATPDWKTLSYKKIRMPKWPL from the coding sequence ATGCGTATCTTCAGCGCCGGCCTCGGCACCGAAACCAACACCTTCGCGCCGTTGCCGACCAGCATCGACTCGTTTCGAGGCCGGGAATACTATCCCGCCGGCACGCATCCCGACGCGCCGACGTCGCAGGGCGCGCCGCTGTGGGTCGCCCGCAAGCGCTGCGCGCAATCCGGCTGGACGCTCAAGGAAGGCCTGGTCGCGACGGCGCAGCCCAGCGGCATCACCACCCGCTCGGCGTACGAAACGCTGCGCGAGGAAATCCTGGCCGACCTGCGCGCGGCCCTCCCGGTCGACATCGTGCTGCTGGGCCTGCACGGCGCCATGGTGGCCGACGGCTATGACGATTGCGAAGGCGACCTGCTGGCCCGCGCGCGCGACCTCGTCGGACCCGGCGTCGTCATCGGCACCGAGCTGGACCCGCACGCGCACCTGACCCCGCTGATCGTGCGGAGCGCGGACGTGGTGGTGCTGTACAAGGAATATCCGCACACCGACATCGTGCATTGCGCGGAACAGCTGTTCGACCTGTGCGCCGACAAGGCCCAGGGCCGCACGCGTCCCGTCGCGGCGATGGTCGACTGCGAGATGGTGGTGCCGATGCACACCACGCGCGAACCCGCGCTGGGCTTCGTCAACAAGCTGCGCGCGATGGAAGGCAAGGACGGCATATTGTCGCTGTCGTTTTCGATGGGCTTCGCCACCGGCGACGTGCCGGAAATGGGCACCAAGGTCCTGGTGTACACCGACGGCGACCAGGCGCGCGCCGACGCGCTGGCGCGCCAGCTGGCCGACGAACTGATCGCCAAGCGCGACCAGCTGCTGGTGAACTACCGCACGGTGGACCAGGCCATCGACGAAGCGCTGGCCTTCGACGGCGGGCCCGTCGTGCTGGCCGACCGCGCCGACAATCCCGGCAGCGGCGCCCCGGGCGACTCCACCTATGTGCTGGCCCGGCTGCTCGAACGCGGCATCCAGAACGCCGCGCTGGGTCCCTTCTGGGACCCGATGGCGGTGCGCATCGCCTTCGACGCGGGCGAAGGCGCGACGCTGCCCATGCGCCTGGGCGGCAAGATCGGCCCCTTGTCCGGCGCGCCGGTGGATGCCGACTGTACGGTGCTCGCCCTGCGCCGCGACATGGCCATGACCGGCCTGACCGGCAGTCCCACGGCGATGGGCGATTGCGCCCTGGTGCAGGCCGGCGGCGTCCAGATCGTGCTGGTGTCCAACCGCAACCAGGCCATGAACATCGATCTGTTCACCCAGCTCGGCTGCGATTTGACGGCGCGCAAGATCGTGGTGGTGAAATCCGCGCAGCATTTCTACGCATCGTTCTCCAAGATCGCCAGACACGTGATCTACGTCGGCGCGCCCGGCGTGGCCACGCCGGACTGGAAGACCCTCTCCTACAAAAAGATCCGCATGCCGAAGTGGCCGCTGTAA